Within Enterobacter sp. RHBSTW-00175, the genomic segment GACCACCGGTTTTACCGAGGCCAGAACCGATACCACGACCCAGGCGTTTACCCGCCTTTTTAGAGCCTTCGGCCGGAGACAGAGTATTTAAACGCATCTCTTACTCCTCAACTTTAACCATGAAGTAAACCGCGTTGACCATACCGCGAACAGCAGGAGTATCCTCGCGCTCAACAGTATGACCAATACGACGCAGACCCAGGCCAAGCAGCGTTGCCTTGTGTTTCGGCAGACGACCGATTGCACTGCGGGTTTGAGTGATTTTAATAGTCTTTGCCATGGTCAATTACCCCAGAATTTCTTCAACGGATTTACCACGCTTGGCAGCGACCATTTCTGGAGAATTCATATTTTCCAGGCCATCAATAGTTGCACGAACCACGTTAATCGGGTTGGTGGAACCATATGCTTTAGCCAGAACGTTATGAACCCCAGCAACTTCCAGAACGGCGCGCATTGCACCACCGGCGATGATACCGGTACCTTCGGAAGCTGGCTGCATGAATACACGAGAACCCGTGTGAACACCTTTAACAGGGTGTTGCAGGGTGCCGTGGTTCAGCGCGACGTTAATCATATTGCGACGGGCTTTTTCCATCGCTTTCTGGATCGCTGCTGGAACTTCACGCGCTTTACCGTAACCAAAACCAACGCGACCGTTACCATCACCAACTACAGTCAGAGCTGTGAAGGAGAAAATACGACCACCTTTAACGGTTTTAGATACGCGGTTAACCGCGATCAGCTTTTCCTGCAGTTCGCCAGCCTGTTTTTCGATGTGAGCCATCTTACACCTCTACCTTAGAACTGAAGGCCAGCTTCACGGGCAGCATCTGCCAGTGCCTGGACACGACCATGATATTGGAACCCGGAACGGTCAAAGGAAACATTGCTGATGCCTTTTTCCAGAGCGCGTTCTGCAACAGCTTTACCTACAGCTGCAGCGGCGTCTTTGTTACCGGTGTACTTCAATTGTTCTGCAATAGCTTTTTCTACAGTAGAAGCAGCTACCAGAACTTCAGAACCGTTCGGTGCAATTACCTGTGCGTAAATATGACGCGGGGTACGATGTACCACCAGGCGAGTTGCACCCAGCTCTTTGAGCTTGCGGCGTGCGCGGGTCGCACGACGGATACGAGCAGATTTCTTATCCATAGTGTTACCTTACTTCTTCTTAGCCTCTTTGGTACGCACGACTTCGTCGGCGTAACGAACACCCTTGCCTTTGTAAGGCTCAGGACGACGGTAGGCGCGCAGATCTGCTGCAACCTGACCGATCAGCTGTTTATCAGCGCCTTTCAGCACGATTTCAGTCTGAGTCGGGCATTCTGCAGTGATACCGGCCGGCAGCGGATGCTCAACAGGGTGTGAGAAGCCCAGAGACAGGCCTACTGCATTCCCTTTGATAGCTGCACGATAACCAACACCAACCAGCTGAAGCTTTTTAGTGAAGCCTTCGGTAACACCAACAACCATTGAGTTCAGCAGGGCACGCGCGGTACCAGCCTGAGCCCATCCATCCACGAAACCATCACGTGGACCGAAGGTCAGAGCGTTGTCTGCATGTTTAACTTCAACAGCATTGTTGAGGGTACGAGTCAGCTCGCCGTTTTTACCTTTGATCGTAATAACCTGACCGTCGATTT encodes:
- the rpmD gene encoding 50S ribosomal protein L30, whose amino-acid sequence is MAKTIKITQTRSAIGRLPKHKATLLGLGLRRIGHTVEREDTPAVRGMVNAVYFMVKVEE
- the rpsE gene encoding 30S ribosomal protein S5 — translated: MAHIEKQAGELQEKLIAVNRVSKTVKGGRIFSFTALTVVGDGNGRVGFGYGKAREVPAAIQKAMEKARRNMINVALNHGTLQHPVKGVHTGSRVFMQPASEGTGIIAGGAMRAVLEVAGVHNVLAKAYGSTNPINVVRATIDGLENMNSPEMVAAKRGKSVEEILG
- the rplR gene encoding 50S ribosomal protein L18, coding for MDKKSARIRRATRARRKLKELGATRLVVHRTPRHIYAQVIAPNGSEVLVAASTVEKAIAEQLKYTGNKDAAAAVGKAVAERALEKGISNVSFDRSGFQYHGRVQALADAAREAGLQF
- the rplF gene encoding 50S ribosomal protein L6, which codes for MSRVAKAPVVIPAGVDVKIDGQVITIKGKNGELTRTLNNAVEVKHADNALTFGPRDGFVDGWAQAGTARALLNSMVVGVTEGFTKKLQLVGVGYRAAIKGNAVGLSLGFSHPVEHPLPAGITAECPTQTEIVLKGADKQLIGQVAADLRAYRRPEPYKGKGVRYADEVVRTKEAKKK